In Danio aesculapii chromosome 12, fDanAes4.1, whole genome shotgun sequence, the sequence TAAAGTGGAACTAAGGTTTATATGAtcttaaaaatagttttgtgGTTATTGGTACAACCCGCTCTTAATTACTCGTAAACAATATTAAAACAGGCGAAATGCGCTTTAAATGACCGTAAACGTATTAAATTAACGTTATTTCAGAACTACATCAAAACAAAAAGGAGCAGCTGTCCTGCCCTGTCTTCGtagagggatagttcatccaaaacttaaAATGATATTATTTACTCAACTAGTTTTTATCTGTCGaacacaaaattatatattttaaagaaagctggaaactattgacttccatggtatttgttttgcctactgtggaagtcagtggttactttcttcaaaatatcttcttttgtgttcaacagaagaagaaaaaactcaaaggtttggaaccacttgagggtgaataaatagcgagtacattttcatttttggataaactaatCCTTCAATGAtgcaaactagggctgcacagtatatcgtttcagcacCGATATCACAGTGTGATCATTGGCAATAGACACGTTGtgagtatacgcaatgttgagtctggattatagttgatcattttgcaagtgtaTATTTGAGGCCTGTGAccgtgtgagggttttaaaagcattcaggcataagaaattgtaccgtttgtaactttgacaaactaataacaattcattttattgaattggttataaaataaagacaatgcagtattattttacacttGAATATTCagttactgtatacctgaatagaTTGATTGAATTTATCTTGTTTGTAGACTGTTTCTTATATTTTGTgcatatgcactcccctacagaatcatcccaatcaatctaaaattccaaatttattccaaataattattcaacaaatctaatgaaattgtattcatatcgcaatatatatcgcagtataaaaaaataacgcaatgttagatttttccaatatggtgcagccctaatGCAAACCTATTATTACATCATTCGCACACGTGCAAGAAACCTTTTATACAGTGAATAGTTTATTGATAATTTAGTTACATTTCACAAACTTTCTTTAATTCAAATTTCTAAGGGTCACGTGGAGTATTTACTGAAGTGGAAGGGGTGGCCTCCAAAgtaagtatttttattgttattatctttttattttattttttaaggagAAGACTGAATGCTGGATAATATTTATCTTTTGATTTCTTGGTAGTTTTACATGTGTCTGTCTAGCCGCTGTGGTCACATTAATAAATATGTCTatgtttttaaagggacagttcacccagaaattaaaaaCTACCCACTATTTAGCCATCTTCAAGTGCTTGTGAATATTaatgtgttgaacacaaaagaagatattatgaagaaagctgaaaacctgtatgtaactgttgacttccatataaaaatactatggaagtcaacggttacaggtttttcagatgtcttttgtgttcaacacaaggaaaaaaaagtcaaataagttAAGGGTGAGTGAAATAATGAccaaattttcatatttgggtgaactacccctttaatgtttTTGTGACCTCTAAGATACAGCACATGGGAGCCAGAGGAGCACATCCTTGACCCTCGACTGGTTTTGGCGTATGAGGAAAAGTAATTAAAACCTCTCTATTCATTCTTTTAGCCACTAACATGTGAATTCAATAAGAAACAGTATTTTTCTCATCATTTTGAACCGCACACAGAGAACAGAAAGAGAGATCAGTGGTGTGGCGAAAGAAAGGTCGAAAACCTAAAAGACTCCACGAGCAGGTAATAACTCAGGATCTACACGCTGATTGTTTCAGTGCTAAACTGTGATTAAAATCAGTTCTTTTTTCATAGAGGAGCATTTACACGATGGATCTCCgcagcacacacagacacgcgGACCAGTCTTCAGCTCATCTGCCACTCTCGCTAGACCCCAGGTTTCAGTCCACTGGGTCTTGTATATTTCGACAGCTGAACCACcacaagaaaaagaagaaagcATCCAGAGAGACGTCCGAGGAAGAGTGGGACAGAAGGGAAGAAGAGGacaacgatgatgatgatgatgatgatgaaggggtTATGGAGGAGGGTGAAGATGAGGAAACGAGACTAGGAGGAACTAAAACTGGCAGCAACACTTTAAACAGTAAGTCAGGCCAGACAAAGTCAGCACATTGACCTAAATAGATATCAAGATGTACTGCTGTACCTATTTAGTGTAAataggggtgggcaaactcggtcctggagggccggtgtcctgcacagatTAGCtctaacactaatcaaacacacctgaatatgCTAATCAGTGTTTTCAAGAGccctagaaatctataagcaggtgtgtttgattagagttggagctaaactgtgcaggacaccggccctccaggaccgagtttgcccacccctggtgtaAAAGTTGATGAAGGCAaatcaatattattgtttttaaatactacaaaacTGTAGTAATAAAACTGAAAACCATTTTTTCCTGGGGATTCGTTGAGTAGAAATGTTAAAGTTTAAAAGATCAGCATGAATTTGAAATGGATATATTTTGAAGTCTTATATCTGTAGTGTAAGCTTTGTTGGTGacactataataactacacactatgaatcatttattgagcattagcaaatagcaaattcattatgtgttaaggattaactctacattaatagacgttagtaagcagtttacaaATACAGATagaaatgctctattcttgacttaaaagcacatttataatgtgcttaatgattgtattttcatactttgttaatgattattttttcattactaaaggaAGTAtcgcatcatttacaaaccagttatttgagagaAGCTGCTTGTTTTTAAAGATCATCCAGAATGcacaagtaaatgattaataaactattcaaatcaacatttatatcttattattcatatAGTTACtttgtatattaataaatgctttatcaaggcaacttcatccagttttgtgacctaaagtgaggacagtttatgctttataaataatttataaatgacaataaaggctcagttatatttcaaacaggaaaaaagaaatgaCTTTATTCATATTATCTTTGCATTCTTAACTCAAATGACTGTGCAGTTTAATCATTGCTTAATAACAtggaaatgttgtatcataatatattgtaaaattactatattgttgttttatccaatgtTATGTTCTATTtcgacactcctgttattcggcaatgtttaaactttatagtaattttactttttatataagattgcaaagatttattgttcatttgatactgagagcctttaattgtcatttttaagggATTTACGAAGcttaaatagtcctcactttagattaggtcacaaaactggataaagttgagattaaaaaaaagcatttattaacatacaaaataaatattagtatacgcctgaataataatatataaaagttgatttgaatagtttattaatcatttacatttATCAGTAACAAAGCATGAAAGTAcaattaataaacacattttaaatgtgtttataagtcaagaatagagcatttgtatctgcagttataaactgcttactaacgtctaacTAACGCAATAATGTAAGTTAAtgttgaacagaaaatgaattcactatttgctaatgcttaatagatgattcatagtgtggagttattataaagtgttaccactttgcttaatgtttatttaaataaaagtatcagTGTCTTTCTAATGATACTGAAAAACAAGCTTTACTATGACAggagtaaatattaaataaaaatacagtaacactttacaactagatattaaagtttgaggacaaactttatggtggcttgaaaagcagagtctgaattagcatgttactagcatgaattagcaagtaactagcatgattctaacataaattagcatgtaactagcatgattctagcatgaattagcatgttactagcatgtttctagcatgaattagcatgattctagcatgaattagcatgttactagcatgtttctagcatgagttagcatgttactagcatgtttctagcatgaattagcatgttactagcatgattctagcatgaattagcatgttactagcatgtgtctagcatgaattagcatgttactagtatgtttctagcatgatttagcatgttattagcatgattgtagcatgaattagcatgtttctagcatgaattagcatgttattagcatgattctagcatgaattagcatgttactagcatgtttctagcatgaattagcatgttactagcatgattctagcatggattagcatgtaactagcatgattctagcatgaattagcatgttactagcatgtttctagcatgaattagcatgttattagcatgattctagcatgaattagcatgttactagcatgattctagcatgaattagcatgttactagcatgtttctagcatgaattagcatgttactagcatgattctagcatgaattagcatgttactagcatgtttctagcattaattagcatgttactagcatgtttctagcatgaattagcatgttattagcatgattctagcatgaattagcatgtttctagcatgaattagcatgtttctagcatgaattagcatgttattagcaagattctagcatgaattagcatgttactagcatgattctagcatgaattagcatgttactagcatgtttctagcatgaattagcatgttactagcatgattctagcatgaattagcatgttactagcatgattctagcatgaattagcattttactagcatgattctagcatgaattagcatgttactagcatgattctagcatgaattagcatgttactagcatgtttctagcatgaattagcatgttactagcatgattctagcatgaattagcatgttactagcatgattctagcatgaattagcatgttattagcatgattctagcatgaattagcatgttactagcatgtatctagcatgaattagcatgttgttagcatgattctagcatggattagcatgttactagcatgattctagcatgaattagcatgttactagcacgattctagcatgttactaacatgtttctagcatgaattagcatgttgttagcatgattctagcatgaattagcatgattctagcattaattagcatgtaactagcatgttactagcatgattctagcatgagtcagcttgtttctagcatgaattagcatgttgttagcatgattctagcatgaattagcatgttactagcatgactagcatgtcactgtcgtgttgctagcacctttctagcaagattagcatgtcagtaggatgttaaaactgttagcgtgtgttagaatagctagtcacagtctctgggacagttgctagggtgctgaaattggttgctagggagtggctagtaaatttaaaggtaatcagtgattggctgctggctagactgagttgaatgaggccagactctagtctgtaggacagtctgatgcagagttatgagctcacaaaggttgatccaatgttaagtaaatgggagtcttttacaatggaagtctatgggacagttgctagggtgctgtaagtggttgctagggagtggctagtaagttaaaaagtcatcagttattggctgctggctagactgagttaaatgagtccagttagaagtctgtaggacagtctgatgcagagttataagctcacaaagtttgacccaatgttaagtcaatgggacttttgggatttttctgggtcgtttttcggaaaacccaaagtcagatcagttagaaaagatatagcaacccgagtcagaccagtttgaaggtttgacgaaagtttgaagtatgtagcttgaaaggcctaggaggagatacacttagaaattagtctcagaagaagaagaagaagaagaagaagaagaagaactagatattaaagtttgaggacaaactttatggtggcttgaaaagccgagtctgaattagcatgttactagcatgattctaacataaattagcatgtaactagcatgattctagcatgaattagcatgttactaacatgtttctagcatgaattagcatgttactagcatgtttctagcataaattagcatgattctagcatgaattagcatgttactagcatgtttctagcatgagttagcatgttactagcatgtttctagcatgaataagcatgttactagcatgattctagcatgaattagcatgttactagcatgattctagcatgaattagcatgttactagcatgtttctagcatgaattagcatgttactagcatgtttctagcatgatttagcatgttattagcatgattctagcatgaattagcatgtttctagcatgaattagcatgttattagcatgattctagcatgaattagcatgttactagcatgattcaagcatgaattagcatgttactagcatgattctagcatgaattgacatgttattagcatgattctagcatgaattagcatgttattagcatgattctagcatgaattagcatgttactagcatgattctagcatgaattagcatgttactagcatgtttctagcatgaattagcatgttactagcatgattctagcatgaattagcatgttattagcatgattctagcatgaagtagcatgttactagcatgattctaccatgaattagcatgttactagcatgattctagcatgaattagcatgttactagcatgattctagcatggattagcatgtaactagcatgattctagcatgaattagcatgttactaacatgtttctagcatgaattagcatgttattagcatgattctagcatgaattagcatgttactagcatgattctagcatgaattagcatgttactagcatgattctagcatgaattagcatgttactagcatgtttctagcatgaattagcatgttactaacatgtttctagcattaattagcatgttactagcatgtttctagcatgatctagcatgttattagcatgattctaccatgaattagcatgtttctagcatgaattagcatgttattagcatgattctagcatgaattagcatgttactagcatgattctagcatgaattagcatgttacaagcatgattctagcatggattagcatgttacta encodes:
- the cbx7b gene encoding chromobox protein homolog 7, with amino-acid sequence MELSAIGEQVFAVESITKKRVRKGHVEYLLKWKGWPPKYSTWEPEEHILDPRLVLAYEEKEQKERSVVWRKKGRKPKRLHEQRSIYTMDLRSTHRHADQSSAHLPLSLDPRFQSTGSCIFRQLNHHKKKKKASRETSEEEWDRREEEDNDDDDDDDEGVMEEGEDEETRLGGTKTGSNTLNKHVRRGDWSPTTESEVMSLPEDWSPVMGPEEVMVTDITINSLTVTFREALVARGFFSSWEMEI